A window of the Thiomicrospira microaerophila genome harbors these coding sequences:
- the nrdB gene encoding class Ia ribonucleoside-diphosphate reductase subunit beta, translating into MSCQEKMTYSTFCRNQNDAMKEPMFFGQNVNVARYDQQKYPIFEKLIEKQLSFFWRPEEIDLSSDRGEYAALPENEKHIFISNLKYQTLLDSVQGRSPNVALLPLVSIPELETWIETWSFSETIHSRSYTHIIRNIVTDPSIVFNDIVTNEEIVKRAISVTEHYDKLIFLTNTMYAQSLDLEKDPVFRKEIKTALYLTLVSVNVLEAIRFYVSFACSFSFAERSLMEGNAKIIKLIARDEALHLSGTQHLLNLMRSGEDDPELAVIAKEQEQEIIKIFRDAAEQEKQWAAYLFKDGSMIGLNTKILQDYVEYITNVRLKALNYEPIFASKSNPLPWMNNWLVSDNVQVAPQESEISSYLVGQVDTKVSKDDFGGFSL; encoded by the coding sequence ATGAGTTGCCAAGAAAAAATGACCTACTCTACCTTCTGTCGTAACCAAAACGATGCCATGAAAGAGCCTATGTTTTTCGGCCAAAATGTTAATGTCGCACGTTATGACCAACAAAAATATCCTATTTTTGAAAAACTCATTGAAAAACAATTGAGCTTCTTTTGGCGTCCGGAAGAAATTGACCTATCCAGTGACCGAGGCGAATACGCAGCACTACCTGAAAATGAAAAACATATTTTTATTAGCAATTTAAAATACCAAACACTATTGGACTCAGTTCAAGGTCGCTCGCCTAACGTGGCATTACTTCCACTGGTATCGATTCCGGAACTTGAAACTTGGATAGAAACCTGGTCGTTTTCTGAAACCATTCACAGTCGATCCTATACCCACATTATTCGTAATATCGTGACCGATCCCAGTATCGTCTTTAACGATATCGTAACGAATGAAGAAATCGTCAAACGTGCCATTTCCGTGACCGAACACTATGACAAACTCATCTTTTTAACCAATACCATGTATGCTCAATCGCTTGACCTAGAAAAAGACCCGGTATTCCGTAAAGAAATCAAAACGGCGCTCTATTTAACACTGGTATCGGTCAATGTGCTTGAAGCAATTCGCTTCTATGTGTCATTTGCCTGTAGCTTTTCGTTCGCTGAACGTTCTTTAATGGAAGGCAATGCAAAAATTATTAAACTGATTGCGCGCGATGAGGCTTTGCACTTGTCCGGTACTCAACATCTATTAAACTTGATGCGCTCAGGTGAGGACGACCCTGAACTCGCCGTGATTGCCAAAGAACAAGAACAAGAAATCATTAAAATATTCCGCGATGCAGCTGAGCAGGAAAAACAATGGGCGGCCTATTTATTCAAAGATGGCTCGATGATTGGCTTGAATACTAAAATCTTGCAAGATTATGTTGAATACATCACTAATGTTCGATTAAAGGCGCTGAACTATGAACCCATTTTTGCATCAAAAAGCAATCCCTTGCCTTGGATGAACAATTGGCTAGTCAGTGATAACGTGCAGGTCGCCCCACAAGAATCTGAAATCAGTTCTTATTTAGTTGGCCAAGTCGATACCAAAGTCAGCAAGGATGATTTTGGTGGCTTCTCGTTGTAA